CTGGCATCCACAGCAGTTACCCAGTTTGGAGGATGTACCGGTTTCAGGCCATGATGCAAGACCTGCACAGAGGATGCCACCAGTGCCGCACCCCAATGCCTTCCAGGGGATCAAGCTGAGTGACCTGACAGAGGAGGCCTCCAAGCAGCTGCGAGACACAGAGATCAGGCAGCTGATTAAGCGTTTTCCAAAAGACCAGCTGATTACTCAGGAACgaagtgatggaaaaatgacTTATTACAGGGCCAGTGTTGAGGCCACCGATCCAGACTGGgtaaacatttatttctttgttctttattttcccATCTTTCCCTGAGGTTGGACTGAAAATCCATGCAGTCATTGTTTCCGTGGTACAGTTCAGCTTAGTTTCAGTCATTGTGTTTAATAATTGTATTAATGCAAGCTTTAGACTAATGCTAGAGCCATCAAATAGACATAAATTAGTAGGCCCCTCTGTACTGTCCTTTAACAGCACTAATTGCAAGTAGGTTTTCATCACTGAGTTGTTTATTACTACAGAATAACATGGGATTTAAagtgaagttctgataaaaagtTGGATGTTTTGAGGCTATATTTAAGGATGATGTAACAATAGAAAGATATATTTTCCTGATAAATTCCCTCTTATTCACTAATTGTGAAGAGAAAGGAAACACTGacttaaaattatgaaatgtcGAAGAGTTATTTATCTACCTAATCAGTTAATCATCCTGGTAGTGAAAACCATAACCTACAAAGTTTTCTTCTAATAATTTAGAAACAATTCTCTTGTATGTAACATGCCTTGCTTTACAATATGTTTCAGAGATCTACAGCataatatgttaaaaataataaaattgaatttttacTTGCAGCCTTTTGATCTGAAAGAAATCGACATCATGGTGAGCTTCCCAGACAATTACCCCCAAGAGGTAAGATCAGCTGCTTACAGTTACACTTTATATTTTGTGGTACACTTTACAGTAAAGTGTTCAACATATAAAGAATCATTCCTAACCAACTTCATGATTTTATTAGGTGTTTACGTTGGATATCCCATTAGATCAAGATCTTCCACCAGTAATGGCAAGGTAAAAGAATCTGCAGCTTATAGAAACTTTTGATGCGAATggttgttttgacatttttttccctctttctcaACAGATATGTACAGGAAGCATCCATTGAGTGGCTTCAAGCCAAGCATGCAACCAATCAGCTTCTTGGAAAGGTAGAGCTGCTCTTCCTGCCTTTTCTTCGCTGGCTAGATCGTAGTTTGGAGCGACTGTTCACGGAAGGAGCCCGACAGGTCAGACTTCACACTGCTTGATTGTTTTCCCTTTGATCTAACTGTAATGACCTGTTGAGTACttctttagatgtttttttttaatgctgataACAATATTTCTCTTATTTTGCAGTTGAAAAAAGATATTGATCTAGAAAAAGCTGGGTTTCAGTTCATATCATACAAAGAGCTGCAAGCGACAATTTGTGAAAAATCTGGAAATGATATTTCATCTGACCTTGCCTCTGACAACCCAGCAGATGATGTTAATGATGAAGGGAAAGCAGAAAAGAGAGAAGGCAAGGGAACAGTGGAGGGGGAGAAGCAAGAGGGAATAGCCAATGATGAAGGGCAGAAgcaggaggatgaggaggccAGTCATCTGGTGGAGAACATAAAGATCAGTGATCCCCGCAGAGGCACAGAGATTAAGCTGCTTGGACTTAGACTGGGAGAGAACACTGCCACTGTGGTTGCCCAACAAATCACAGTTTGCCTTCAATGTAACAGGTAAAGAAAATTAACCAAATTTAAGACATCCATGCCACAAGTTGGTTTGCATGTTAAAATGACCAGGATTGAGAACTTATCTGTGTGTACTGTCTGCAGGTGTAAGGTGACTGCAGACCTGACACTGACTGGAAGGACACCCTGCACAGCTCAGTGTGAAAAGTGCAGTTCAAGCATCAATGCTGCGTTCAGGCCCTGCATGCTGCACCATTACAGTGATGTCCTGGGGTACCTGGACCTCCACAATGCTACACCTGCTGACCTTGTACTCCAGGAGTGTGACCTCTCCGTGGGCTGCctcagctgctctcaggatgGTCCATTGCAGGTGATGAAACAAGCTTACACCGTTTTGGTGCATTATGTAAAAAGTACCTGAAGTATGTCTTAATATGAACGCTGCCTGCTCTGAAActacttttttgtctttcttatcATCAGAATGTTTCCTATGGTCAGACTAAGGAGTTGAATTGTGAACACTGCCACAGCAAACTCAGCATTCTTGCAGAGAGCACAAGATTTCAGTACATTCCTCCTCGTGCCAACAAAACAGGTCAGAATCACTAACAATACATTGTTATATTTGTCTGTCTGATAATGCTACGATATGTGGTTACACACTGTATAACATGAGCATTCATACATTTACAAATGTTCTTATTCTTAGGCCActgcagtgttttcagtcgttttcagtggttctgtgcttagatatttcctgaaacgatcctgtctttacggaaaactttttcaaaacgaaacagcaatatattgttttcatttctgtgt
The sequence above is a segment of the Cheilinus undulatus linkage group 9, ASM1832078v1, whole genome shotgun sequence genome. Coding sequences within it:
- the si:dkey-24l11.2 gene encoding uncharacterized protein si:dkey-24l11.2 isoform X1 — its product is MKTDDGEKTGESAPALQAQPLCRFFSQGRHCNFGARCKFLHIRDDTKVTEKKTGSPSETEVTSSNPKAPGGNGVNRPPPISNTRVASAAGRRPCRYFLSGHCAMDDRCRFWHPQQLPSLEDVPVSGHDARPAQRMPPVPHPNAFQGIKLSDLTEEASKQLRDTEIRQLIKRFPKDQLITQERSDGKMTYYRASVEATDPDWPFDLKEIDIMVSFPDNYPQEVFTLDIPLDQDLPPVMARYVQEASIEWLQAKHATNQLLGKVELLFLPFLRWLDRSLERLFTEGARQLKKDIDLEKAGFQFISYKELQATICEKSGNDISSDLASDNPADDVNDEGKAEKREGKGTVEGEKQEGIANDEGQKQEDEEASHLVENIKISDPRRGTEIKLLGLRLGENTATVVAQQITVCLQCNRCKVTADLTLTGRTPCTAQCEKCSSSINAAFRPCMLHHYSDVLGYLDLHNATPADLVLQECDLSVGCLSCSQDGPLQNVSYGQTKELNCEHCHSKLSILAESTRFQYIPPRANKTGSSTGAPNYKSIRDPAVQKGKPLPEKGACKHYKQSHRWLRFPCCGRAYPCDVCHDEDQDHPMELATRMICGYCAKEQPYGNGKPCISCGSMMTRGTRSSHWEGGLGCRNKVKMSRNDRQKYTSTNKTISRKAAAEKK
- the si:dkey-24l11.2 gene encoding uncharacterized protein si:dkey-24l11.2 isoform X2, whose translation is MKTDDGEKTGESAPALQAQPLCRFFSQGRHCNFGARCKFLHIRDDTKVTEKKTGSPSETEVTSSNPKAPGGNGVNRPPPISNTRVASAAGRRPCRYFLSGHCAMDDRCRFWHPQQLPSLEDVPVSGHDARPAQRMPPVPHPNAFQGIKLSDLTEEASKQLRDTEIRQLIKRFPKDQLITQERSDGKMTYYRASVEATDPDWPFDLKEIDIMVSFPDNYPQEVFTLDIPLDQDLPPVMARYVQEASIEWLQAKHATNQLLGKVELLFLPFLRWLDRSLERLFTEGARQLKKDIDLEKAGFQFISYKELQATICEKSGNDISSDLASDNPADDVNDEGKAEKREGKGTVEGEKQEGIANDEGQKQEDEEASHLVENIKISDPRRGTEIKLLGLRLGENTATVVAQQITVCLQCNRCKVTADLTLTGRTPCTAQCEKCSSSINAAFRPCMLHHYSDVLGYLDLHNATPADLVLQECDLSVGCLSCSQDGPLQNVSYGQTKELNCEHCHSKLSILAESTRFQYIPPRANKTGSSTGAPNYKSIRDPAVQKGKPLPEKGACKHYKQSHRWLRFPCCGRAYPCDVCHDEDQDHPMELATRMICGYCAKEQPYGNGKPCISCGSMMTRGTRSSHWEGGLGCRNKK